In Ruminiclostridium josui JCM 17888, the genomic window TGGATTCGACACTTTTTTTCAGGTCATGCAATTTTTCATCGCTATCCTTCAGAAATTTTGCCAAACGGTCTTCAAAGGAAGCATTAGAGGAATTATTTTTCCCTGCATTCCAATCAAGCTCTACCGGCGGTCTGGATTTAACTATGGTGGGGTTTTCTTCAATAGCTTTTTTAATTGATAGACTTACCTTACCATTCGTATCAATAGATAAAACCTTAACTTTTACTATCTGATTTTCTTTTAGATGAGCACTAACATCTTTAACGTATTCTTGAGCTACTTCAGAAATGTGAACAAGTCCTGTTTTTCCTTCGGGTAGTTGGACGAATGCCCCAAATGCTGTAATACCAGTCACTTTACCCTCAACAATCTTACCTACTTCAAGTGGCATAAAATAAGAAATCCTCCTCAACAACAGCCATAGATAAGCAATCATAATGTACAAAATATTGTACATTGCTTAAAAGCAATTCGATTATATATCATATAATATAATCCGTCAAGCAATTGTTACTTATTGGTGTCTATATAAATTTTCTCACCATCTTTAACATATCCAAGCTTATCTCTTGCAATCTTTTCAGCAAATTCCTCTGTATTTATCAGAGACTTTTGTTTCTCCAACTGCTGTTTTTTTACTTCCTCAGAATGAATATTTGCTTTCAAAGCAGATAACTTTGAATTACCTGCCTCCAGCAACGACTGTTGATGGTAAACGGTATATACAAAGTAGCAAAATGCAGCAATTAAAATAAACGTCCATACAGTGAATTTCTTTCGTTTTTTCATTGTTTTTCCTCGTAAGATATTATCTTTGATATGTTATTTCTTATATTCTATATGTCGGCTAAAACTCCTTCTACATTAAGTCTTTTTTCGAACTTTTCTTATAAATCTATCCCAAAGCTTTGCCTTTTTAATTCTGGTCTGCGCTGCCCCTTTTGCCTTATGCACCGCTTTTCCAAATACCCGGAATAACAATCTGCCCAATTTCCCAAAACATCTCCCCATAAACCTTAAGGGTACTGATATAATTTTATAAATTAATTTGAAAGGATAAGTTACCACCCTCCAAATAAATAATACTATTCTTTTGATAAAATTAATAACCATCATTGAAGAAGCAATTACAAATTTGCTAAAAAGAGATAAATATAAAATAACTCCAAGGATATTTCCTATAAAAATAAAACCTCTCATCTGTCCATCATTACTGTTATATACAGTTAAAAACACAATAATTGCAGACAGCAGCCAGAAAATTATATCTTCCACGCTGAGAATTATTACATTTGTCTTAATTGCTCTTCTTTTTATTCTTAAAATATCATATAAAAAAGCTAAAACTCCACCCGCCAAAACAGCATAAAAAAATATGTATACCTGTTCAACAATTAAATTCATTAGCTACCACAAGCCCTTATATTTTATTTAAACATTTTACCGAAAAAAGACTTAGACTTGCCGGTTTCTCCATCACTGTATTCAAGTGAGAAAATATCTCCATCCACAACAAGCTCATTAGAATCAAGGTTCAGTTTGCTAATGTGCAGTTCTGCTCCCCTAATAATAAGAACACCTAATTCAGTTACTGCTATAATACTTTCTTCATTAAAACTCTCTACGTCAATTACCCCTGTTACACGTAACTTCTCCCTGTTATCAAGGGTAATGGTTTGATTCATAGGTTTTACAGTCTTTTTATCTTCCATAAATCCAGCCTCCCTATTGTATCCATCATAAATCCCATTAATTATATATGCCTGTACAATATGAAAAAGAACATTAAAAAAGGATTTAATCTACCTCTTACGGTTGATTAAACCCTTTATTTATTAATGCTTATATTAGCATGTACATTTCTTTTGCATCATCTTTTGCAACATGCTCTGTTATACGTGTTATTTCAATTTTAGTTGTGTTGTTTCCAAATTGAATTTCAACTATGTCTCCAACTTTTACTTCTGAGCCGGGTTTGGCTACTCTATCATTTATTTTAACTCTTCCTTGCTCACAAACCTCATTGGCTACTGTCCGTCGTTTGATTAGTCTGCTAACTTTTAAGTACTTGTCTATTCTCATTTTAACCTCCACATTCTGATATGTATCATATTAGCTGATACACCAAAACCAATTGTCCCGTAATTAATTAAAAGGATTACAAGTTCAACCAGGGAAGCGTAACTTTTTGCTCCCCTTGCTGAAACTTGCCAGGTACTATTTGTTAATCATTTCCTTTAAGTCTTTTCCGGCCTTAAATACAGGAGCTTTACTCTCCGGAATACTAATTTCCTCCATTGTTTGTGGGTTTCTGCCTTTTCTGGCTGCTCTCTGTTTTACTTCAAATGATCCAAAGCCAATAAGCTGAACCTTGTCCCCACTGGTCAACGCTTCTTCTATGCTTTCCAGCATTGCATTTAAAGCTCTATCTGAGTCTTTTTTTGAAAGTCCCGACTTCTCTGCCATTTTGTCTACCAATTCCGACTTATTCATTAGTAATTCCTCCCATTTGGTTACTACATTATGATTTTATCCATTTTACTCACATTTATTCATTTTAGCCTCATTCCACAACTCATCCATTTCTGAAAGGGTCATATCATTTAAATCTTTTCCAAGTTCTGCTGCTTTTTTCTCTATATACTCGAATCTTTTAATAAATTTATTTGTAGATTGGGTTAGCGATAATTCGGGATGAACTTTGCAAAAGCGGGACAAATTTACTACTGAAAAAAATAAATCACCCATTTCTTCTTCAATTCCAGCTTTATTGGAGTTTACTACTTCTTTCTCCAGTTCGTCTATTTCCTCTCTTATTTTTGCAAAAACATCGGATGTCTTATCCCAGTCAAATCCCACTTGGGCCGCCTTTTGCTGAACCTTGTAGCTTCTCATAAGTGCAGGCAGGTTTTTAGGAACATCCTCAAGTACTGAGGCTTGGCTTACAAGTCCTTTTTCCTTTTTCTTTATTTCTTCCCAGTTCACAAGAACTTGGTCAGAGGTATCGGCCTTTACATTTCCAAAAACATGAGGGTGACGGTGAATAAGCTTATCACAGATGCCATTAATCACGTCATCCATGGTAAAATCTCCGTTCTCCTCTGCTATAACCCCATGAAAGACCACCTGTAAAAGTACATCTCCAAGTTCTTCAACCATCTTCTTCTTATCCTTTAAATCTACTGCTTCAAGGTACTCATAAGTTTCCTCTATGAAATACCTCTTTAAACTTTCATATGTCTG contains:
- a CDS encoding S1 domain-containing RNA-binding protein — protein: MPLEVGKIVEGKVTGITAFGAFVQLPEGKTGLVHISEVAQEYVKDVSAHLKENQIVKVKVLSIDTNGKVSLSIKKAIEENPTIVKSRPPVELDWNAGKNNSSNASFEDRLAKFLKDSDEKLHDLKKSVESKRGSSGYRKSAQY
- a CDS encoding RNA-binding S4 domain-containing protein, with protein sequence MRIDKYLKVSRLIKRRTVANEVCEQGRVKINDRVAKPGSEVKVGDIVEIQFGNNTTKIEITRITEHVAKDDAKEMYMLI
- the mazG gene encoding nucleoside triphosphate pyrophosphohydrolase gives rise to the protein MSEVKLDRLIDIMKTLRSENGCPWDREQTYESLKRYFIEETYEYLEAVDLKDKKKMVEELGDVLLQVVFHGVIAEENGDFTMDDVINGICDKLIHRHPHVFGNVKADTSDQVLVNWEEIKKKEKGLVSQASVLEDVPKNLPALMRSYKVQQKAAQVGFDWDKTSDVFAKIREEIDELEKEVVNSNKAGIEEEMGDLFFSVVNLSRFCKVHPELSLTQSTNKFIKRFEYIEKKAAELGKDLNDMTLSEMDELWNEAKMNKCE
- a CDS encoding FtsB family cell division protein gives rise to the protein MKKRKKFTVWTFILIAAFCYFVYTVYHQQSLLEAGNSKLSALKANIHSEEVKKQQLEKQKSLINTEEFAEKIARDKLGYVKDGEKIYIDTNK
- the yabP gene encoding sporulation protein YabP, giving the protein MEDKKTVKPMNQTITLDNREKLRVTGVIDVESFNEESIIAVTELGVLIIRGAELHISKLNLDSNELVVDGDIFSLEYSDGETGKSKSFFGKMFK
- a CDS encoding HU family DNA-binding protein, giving the protein MNKSELVDKMAEKSGLSKKDSDRALNAMLESIEEALTSGDKVQLIGFGSFEVKQRAARKGRNPQTMEEISIPESKAPVFKAGKDLKEMINK
- the yabQ gene encoding spore cortex biosynthesis protein YabQ, which codes for MNLIVEQVYIFFYAVLAGGVLAFLYDILRIKRRAIKTNVIILSVEDIIFWLLSAIIVFLTVYNSNDGQMRGFIFIGNILGVILYLSLFSKFVIASSMMVINFIKRIVLFIWRVVTYPFKLIYKIISVPLRFMGRCFGKLGRLLFRVFGKAVHKAKGAAQTRIKKAKLWDRFIRKVRKKT